One Candidatus Nitrososphaera evergladensis SR1 genomic window, AGAACATGTCCTGTTTTGTCCAGAGAATCAAGTTCCTGAGACATGACCAACTTTTGGGAGTATATTATAAACGAGTTAGCACAAATGTTTTCTAGCTATAGAGGCCAAATATACTAACTTTCGCAATGGCAACCTAAAGGAGTATGCCAAGCAGACCACTGCACCTTGATCAACAGATAGGACTCGATAATATTAATGACGTTCTCTGCTATTTTCGTACAATAAGAACTCACATTTACTTCTTTCTCGTGAGGCAGATCTGAGCAAAGTAGTAATGCCTTTTAACTGGATAATTGGTATAGGCTCCAAGTCATGTGGGGTAATGTAGATGGTGACTAGAGCTCCTAGACGTACTGCTTTTCAGGGAAGGCCAAGGCTTTTGGTGGTTGATGATGAAGAAGATATTCTGGATGTAATTGAGGAGATGTTAAAATCAAACAACCCGCCGATACAGGTAGATACTTTTACAGATCCTGAAAGAGCTTTGAAACATTTTAGAGATAAGCGTGAGGGCTACTACTCAGTTGTGTTATCAGATGTCAGGATGCCTAGGATGTCAGGCTTTGTCTTTGCAAGAGAGATTAGAAACTTGAGCCACAAAGTCAAGATAATTATGATGAGTGCTTTTGAAATGAACAAGAACGAATTTGATTCGGTTTGGCCGATGCTCCATATATCTGAATTTGTTTCTAAACCCTTTACACGGGATCAGCTTGTTCGTGCTGTCACAAAATATATGGATATGGGCGATACTTCTGCGACAGCAGGCAAAGACGACGAATCTATGTACCTCAGCTAGCATCGAGTTCGTACTAATTGTGATGGCTTATGACAAAAAAAATCAATCGTGGTAAACCAATAAGCGGCTCTGCACAAATGATTCTAAAGCAACTAGAAAAAACAAAGCACGGAGAGCACAACATCGTCATCTATCCTAGTACATCAGCACTAAACGATGTCATGACAGTGCATTACAAGGAAGCACTAGAAGCAAGAAATGAACTTGCACTATTTGTTACGACGTACACTCATCCTGATAAAGTTAGGAAAATTCTAGGACAGTCTGGCCTTGATGTTGCCAAGTACGAAGATGAAGGCTCGCTTGTGATTTATGATGCTGTCAAGGGTTATCAAAGTACCGAGGGCGTTTATACAGTCATGGCGCTAATAAACATGCTATTTGAAAAAGCAGCCAAGCTCGGAAAGACTGGCATGTTTGGCATGGCTGATATGGGCTCTTTTTTTGTATACGAAGCTATTGAAAAGCTAATGTCATATGAGCTATCTTTGCCTTCCGTATGGGATAAGATGAAGCTGCGATCATTTTGCCTGTACCATAGACGGGATTTCTACTCACTACTGCCTGAAGAAAGACAGGCATTGATCGAGCACCATTACAAGTACATCAGAGCATACTAAGAAAAACAAGTCTCTACCAATTCCCAACAAACTGCCTCGCTCTCTAGCGATGCGGTCTCTCAGCGTCTCTATAACTTGTATATTCTTTCAAGTCCAACTACATTCATGCCTTTAGATGTCGAGCAGAAAACGCTAACGACTTGGATTTTGTTGAGCGTTCTGGTAGCTCTCCTTGTTTTGGCAATCACATCGTACCTAAATGCGCCTTTATGGGGACTTGTTTTTGCACCGTTTGTGGCAGGTTTCATAACAATGTGTGTGTCTTTTTGATGCGGTCTGGTGGAGCAAAAGGACAGGTACAGGTACTTGAAAAAACCTCTGCCACTTAAACATCTCTACCCGTGCCGATTGGGAGACACATAATACAAGACGTGACACGGGCAGAGGATCTGACAGATCGGCTAGAGAAACTTGTAAAGTCTAGAAAGCAGCAAAGAGATAGAAGAGATAGTACTCTCTCCAAGATCTCTTTTACTTTTATGCTGCCAAGCCGAGTTCCCATTATGGATGAGCGAGCCAATGAGGAAAAGATGTTGGCTGATGTATCTCGCTACGCCAAAGCCTACAAGGTATCTGGCGAGGATCCTTTAGATGCACTGGCCCCTGATTGACTTGAATTCTTGAAAAATATATGAGGTGCGGCTTATCAGCCGTTCATCTCTTTTTTACACTGGTTATTGGACGTTATTAGAGAGCCCCTTAATACGCATTTGTAGTCGTCGCTGCTATCATCGCATTTGTTCTTGTCATCTTCACTGTTGTCGTAGCTCGAGCTTGCAAATGCAGTAGTCGGCATTATCATTACCAATGATGCAACTGCAAAGCCTAAAACTAGGAACATGGTGGTTAAGAGTTTCTTGTTTCCTGTTAAACTTGACACCGCAGTTGGATTAAAATTAATAAATTTATGAGCATTTGTTTTTGATTACCTACAAAATCATGAGAAGAGAGGACCCTGTCTTTTTAATATTGATCAAAATGCCATTGAATAAAGCTTAGAAATTACGGCGAGCAGAGCCTGCACTTGCATATCCCATCTGACAATAGCGGATGTGTGTGTGTGCGCGTTATTCGAAATTATCGCTAAATTTCCTCGTCTGTACGTCGACCTCTTCCTGAGGAGTCATGTCCTTAGTTTTTGATTCGTCGTGTCTATGCAGGTTCTTTTCTTCACGCGCCCTAACCTTTTTCTCGTGTTCTTCACGTGCGTGATGAAGCCTGTCCTTTTCATGAATGAACTCCTTGCCACATTCATGGCACTTGACAATGGCATGATGATGCACTTCTCGGGCATGTTTTATCAGATCATCATAGGTATCTAATTTTGAATCGCATAAGTCGCATTTGTAGGACTTGTGTAGAAAATTCATCTCTCTTGACTAGAGTAGCGTAGCCATTTGATTAAACAGTTTTGAGCATTGTGAGGGCAGTTTTGCCATATATCATTAACACGAATAGGATATAGATTTTGGCTGTGTAAGTGTTCTTGCAGCGAAAAAAGGATTGATTGACTGACATGACCACCGCAACAACGATACCGCTTAGGGACAGGTTGGTTGTATTGAGCTGTTGGCTTGGTATTGCAATTACAATTCGCGTCATCCTGTACAACCTGCACTGGCTTGGAAGCTTGGGAGCAATAGGAATCACTTTTCTAATCATCACCCTTTTTCTAAAAAGTAACTATGGCAAAAAGCACGACAAGAGATTCAAACGTGTATTGAGATATTGGTTTTCTAGAAAGTTTCAGTGGGCCAGCCTTGGCTTTCTAATCTTTGCAGTCTTTATGATAATTTCAATAGATAGAGGGTATGCTCGCTTTGGCGACAACATTGAAGCTTCCATAGAGCCCGGCCTCCATATTGCGGGATTGGACAGATTCGCATTTCTTGCCGCATATGCTGATCATTCTTCAAATGGTGTGTTTTCCTGGTCATCCTGGATAATCGTCTATGAAGATGCAGAATACCTGATTTTCCTTATTCTAGTCAGGAAAGGACTTGTCTTCTCAGAGAGTTAGGGAAATGATAATGTCCTTGGGAAAATATTTCTCATTGAGACGCCTTCATCGTTAGGAATTTGTTAATGTGTCGGAAAAGCGGCAGTCATAAAGTAATAGCACTATGAATGCACTACGACGATTGACTATGTTTTTCCAATAGCTTGATAAGATCTTTTTGTGACAATAATCTCAACGCTATTGGTGATGCCGTATTGACGGCTGACCCTAAATGTTCGATTTAAAGGAAGGAAGTAAAGGCAAAGAAAAAACAATGGAAAAGAACGTCCTCATGAAAAGGGCAAACACCTTGGACGAAGGAGTCGTTGCTTTTGGAGAATGGTTAATGTCAGTTGATAATGATCCAGCTCGGTCAGCTTCCTGCGGCCCGCTTTCTCTAAAGAAATTTGTAGCAGATGAATACGCAGTCCTCATGGACGCTTCTCTTGGAGAGCAAGTCGTGGTGGAAATTGTTGATGGCATTCCAGAATGCAAAA contains:
- a CDS encoding response regulator, whose protein sequence is MVDDEEDILDVIEEMLKSNNPPIQVDTFTDPERALKHFRDKREGYYSVVLSDVRMPRMSGFVFAREIRNLSHKVKIIMMSAFEMNKNEFDSVWPMLHISEFVSKPFTRDQLVRAVTKYMDMGDTSATAGKDDESMYLS
- a CDS encoding MEDS domain-containing protein, which gives rise to MTKKINRGKPISGSAQMILKQLEKTKHGEHNIVIYPSTSALNDVMTVHYKEALEARNELALFVTTYTHPDKVRKILGQSGLDVAKYEDEGSLVIYDAVKGYQSTEGVYTVMALINMLFEKAAKLGKTGMFGMADMGSFFVYEAIEKLMSYELSLPSVWDKMKLRSFCLYHRRDFYSLLPEERQALIEHHYKYIRAY